In the genome of Leptospiraceae bacterium, one region contains:
- the murA gene encoding UDP-N-acetylglucosamine 1-carboxyvinyltransferase, translating into MAKNEIFVVKGGNPISGIFKPQGNKNEALPILAASILTNEPVYIENLPDIEDVRQMIAILRNIGLEVSFLDPEDTSKVMIRADGNIKSEIPKDLSSLLRGSVTLAGPLLARNREVFLPRPGGDRIGRRRLDTHILAFRALGAEVKIFPDGFEIKAEKLRGADILLDEASVTATENAICAAVFAEGETIIRNAASEPHVQNLCHFLNSMGAKIEGIGSNILKITGVSKLRGTHHKIGPDYLEVGSLISLAAVTKGELIIEDPDLANLRMIRMMFSRLGILTRSEKRQNQEILIVPPDQTLKIEMDIGGAIPKIESAPWPGFPADMTSVALVTATQCEGTILIHEKLFESRLFFTDRLISMGARIVLCDPHRAVVIGPTPLQGSIVSSPDIRAGMAMLIATLCADGESIIQNVHQIDRGFSRIEKRLQALGAKIQRKEI; encoded by the coding sequence ATGGCAAAAAATGAAATCTTTGTAGTCAAAGGTGGAAATCCTATCTCAGGGATCTTCAAACCGCAAGGAAACAAAAACGAAGCTCTGCCCATCTTAGCCGCATCCATTTTGACGAATGAACCCGTCTATATTGAAAACCTGCCTGACATAGAAGATGTTCGTCAAATGATAGCCATCTTGCGAAATATTGGTTTAGAAGTTTCATTCTTAGATCCTGAAGATACATCAAAAGTAATGATAAGAGCTGATGGAAACATCAAAAGCGAAATCCCCAAAGATTTGAGTTCTTTACTCAGAGGTTCCGTGACCTTAGCTGGACCACTTCTTGCTCGAAACAGAGAAGTGTTTTTACCCAGACCCGGAGGTGACCGTATCGGAAGAAGACGTCTTGATACCCACATCTTAGCTTTTCGTGCCTTGGGTGCTGAAGTAAAGATCTTTCCCGATGGCTTCGAAATCAAAGCCGAAAAATTACGCGGAGCTGACATTCTACTGGATGAAGCTTCCGTCACAGCAACAGAAAATGCTATATGTGCAGCAGTATTTGCGGAAGGAGAAACCATTATACGAAACGCAGCATCCGAACCTCACGTACAAAACCTATGCCACTTTTTGAATTCAATGGGAGCGAAGATTGAAGGAATAGGATCCAACATCCTCAAAATTACAGGAGTATCAAAACTAAGGGGAACGCACCATAAGATCGGACCCGATTATTTGGAAGTGGGAAGTCTGATCTCACTTGCGGCGGTTACCAAAGGAGAACTCATCATTGAAGACCCAGACTTAGCTAACTTACGAATGATTCGCATGATGTTTTCTCGCTTAGGTATCTTGACCCGTTCGGAAAAACGTCAAAACCAGGAGATTTTGATTGTGCCTCCTGATCAAACATTGAAGATTGAAATGGACATTGGTGGTGCCATCCCCAAAATAGAGTCAGCACCATGGCCAGGATTTCCTGCTGATATGACTTCTGTGGCGTTGGTTACTGCTACCCAGTGCGAAGGAACGATTTTGATTCACGAAAAACTCTTTGAATCCCGGCTTTTCTTTACTGACAGGTTGATTTCCATGGGAGCAAGGATTGTGTTGTGCGATCCACATCGAGCAGTCGTGATTGGACCTACTCCCCTGCAAGGAAGTATTGTATCATCCCCAGATATTCGAGCTGGCATGGCTATGCTGATTGCTACTTTATGTGCTGATGGAGAATCCATCATTCAAAATGTTCACCAGATTGATCGAGGTTTCAGTCGAATCGAAAAACGCCTCCAAGCCTTAGGAGCCAAAATCCAACGAAAAGAAATCTAA
- a CDS encoding tRNA (cytidine(34)-2'-O)-methyltransferase — translation MNSLPSFFSFFDSKILFFVHMEIVLYEPKIPQNTGNIIRLCACTNASLSIVGKPAFSMDDASLRRAGLDYYKEVSITMYEDWFHFEEYLKQNQKSLKDIAFLSRFGKRVYTDFSYKEDQIFVFGSETEGLPEFLHKKIREECPENLLRIPVSKRCRSLNLANAVSILIYEAHRQNQFKNLVLTLDEITLS, via the coding sequence ATGAATTCCTTACCATCTTTTTTTTCTTTCTTTGATAGCAAAATCCTATTTTTTGTTCACATGGAAATTGTTTTGTATGAGCCAAAGATACCTCAAAATACAGGAAATATCATTCGTCTTTGTGCTTGTACAAATGCCAGTCTAAGCATCGTAGGAAAACCAGCGTTTTCAATGGATGATGCTTCATTGCGTAGGGCTGGATTGGACTACTACAAAGAAGTTTCCATCACAATGTATGAAGACTGGTTCCACTTCGAAGAGTACTTAAAACAAAATCAAAAGTCCCTCAAGGATATAGCTTTTTTATCACGTTTTGGAAAAAGAGTCTATACAGATTTCTCTTACAAAGAAGATCAAATTTTTGTTTTTGGAAGTGAAACCGAAGGACTGCCTGAATTCTTACACAAAAAAATCAGAGAGGAATGCCCTGAAAACCTACTTCGGATTCCGGTTTCGAAGCGATGCCGTTCGTTAAATTTAGCAAACGCAGTTTCTATCTTGATTTATGAGGCCCATCGCCAAAATCAATTCAAAAACTTAGTTCTAACGTTGGACGAAATCACATTAAGTTAA
- a CDS encoding quinone-dependent dihydroorotate dehydrogenase, producing MYFLVRQLLFQKDPEQAHDYVVSILKKQKNVTQKFSFLFRHSSENLKRTVWGMEFPNPLGLAGGFDKTGELYEVLSYLGFGFIECGTFTPLPQEGNPKPRLFRYPKYGAIVNRMGFNNPGVDAASRTFQLQRKTIPRGISIGKNKTTPNERAMEDYLLAFEKLHPFADYIAINVSSPNTPQLRDLQQSKELLDFVKLLKDKSKTQKQVPILIKLSPDLDNKMFFSLLEVYLDAGVDGIILTNTTTRKFNQYQIHEEGGISGLPLKIIATDMIKKAYKFTSGKIPIIGVGGIFDGKDALEKIMAGASLIQIYTGLVYRGPFLPKKILSFLDNFLEKENTTLNEITGINAK from the coding sequence ATGTATTTTTTGGTTAGACAACTACTTTTTCAAAAAGATCCAGAACAAGCTCACGATTATGTTGTTTCAATCTTGAAGAAACAAAAAAATGTAACACAAAAATTTTCGTTTTTGTTTCGACATTCTTCGGAAAATCTAAAAAGAACTGTTTGGGGTATGGAGTTTCCTAATCCTTTGGGATTAGCTGGCGGTTTTGATAAAACAGGAGAACTTTACGAGGTTCTATCTTATCTGGGATTTGGTTTTATTGAATGTGGAACTTTTACCCCCCTTCCTCAAGAAGGAAATCCCAAGCCGAGATTGTTTCGTTATCCCAAGTATGGTGCGATTGTAAATCGCATGGGATTTAATAATCCTGGTGTTGATGCAGCAAGCAGAACTTTTCAGCTCCAACGAAAAACCATCCCTCGAGGAATAAGCATCGGAAAAAACAAAACCACTCCCAATGAAAGGGCGATGGAAGATTACCTTTTGGCATTTGAAAAACTTCACCCTTTTGCCGATTATATTGCTATCAACGTTAGTTCTCCAAACACGCCACAACTAAGAGACCTTCAACAATCCAAAGAATTACTGGATTTCGTTAAGTTGCTAAAAGACAAGTCGAAAACCCAAAAACAAGTTCCTATTTTGATCAAGCTATCGCCCGATCTTGATAATAAAATGTTTTTTTCTTTATTGGAAGTGTATCTTGATGCAGGAGTTGATGGTATCATACTTACAAACACAACAACGAGAAAATTCAATCAATATCAGATTCACGAGGAGGGAGGGATTTCGGGACTGCCATTAAAAATTATCGCTACAGACATGATCAAAAAAGCCTATAAGTTTACTTCTGGGAAGATTCCCATTATTGGAGTTGGGGGTATTTTTGATGGAAAGGATGCTTTAGAAAAAATCATGGCGGGAGCAAGCTTGATTCAAATCTATACGGGCTTGGTCTATCGAGGACCTTTTCTCCCAAAAAAAATCTTGAGCTTTTTAGACAACTTTCTTGAAAAAGAAAATACCACGTTAAACGAAATTACAGGAATCAACGCAAAGTAG
- the tatC gene encoding twin-arginine translocase subunit TatC has translation MNKKSKRKVVKTQKATKVIPEEKDQESQDEEEILDPREKYMTIGDHLEELRKRIFAIIGVWLAASIFVGIFSPYIHSILVQPYREYSNEPLILGTVYGPLEIYFKLSLILGFIIALPISLAIMWGFITPAVSQRAATIGYTVVISSAFLFWLGVWFAWKYLFPLSLRMMFQLFLPAETVPQTSIEKYYSFLFFLLIGTGATFQLPLVVILLGFLEILTLEWHKKAWKFIVVSIFFFSAFITPPDPFSMFVMAFPLLLLYGVSVGIVWLFELRRKRY, from the coding sequence ATGAATAAAAAATCAAAAAGAAAAGTTGTCAAAACTCAAAAAGCAACAAAGGTAATACCCGAAGAAAAGGACCAAGAATCTCAAGACGAAGAAGAAATCCTTGATCCCCGAGAGAAATACATGACGATCGGGGATCACTTAGAAGAACTACGAAAACGGATTTTTGCTATCATTGGGGTTTGGTTAGCGGCATCTATCTTTGTTGGTATTTTTAGTCCTTATATTCATTCTATTTTGGTTCAACCTTATAGAGAATATTCGAATGAACCCCTTATCTTAGGAACCGTCTATGGTCCACTGGAAATTTATTTTAAATTGTCTTTGATTTTGGGTTTTATCATTGCCCTTCCCATTAGTCTCGCAATCATGTGGGGTTTTATTACACCTGCTGTTTCACAAAGAGCTGCAACCATCGGTTATACGGTTGTGATTTCTTCGGCTTTTCTTTTTTGGTTGGGGGTTTGGTTTGCCTGGAAGTACTTATTCCCGTTGAGCCTTAGGATGATGTTCCAACTTTTTCTTCCCGCAGAGACGGTACCTCAAACCTCAATTGAAAAATACTATAGTTTTTTGTTTTTTCTGTTAATTGGGACTGGTGCTACTTTTCAACTCCCCTTAGTTGTGATTCTTTTGGGTTTTCTGGAGATTTTAACTTTGGAATGGCATAAAAAGGCTTGGAAATTTATTGTGGTTTCCATCTTTTTCTTCTCAGCATTCATCACACCGCCGGATCCTTTCAGTATGTTTGTGATGGCTTTCCCTTTGCTTCTTCTTTATGGGGTGTCGGTAGGGATTGTCTGGCTCTTTGAGCTACGAAGAAAACGATACTAA
- a CDS encoding twin-arginine translocase TatA/TatE family subunit, which produces MKTLLFIGSIGGTELIIILIIVLLIFGGRKIPQLARDIGLGIKEFRKSISSTEEPNNSPQQLTYEEEPQTPKAKKTVQRKKKA; this is translated from the coding sequence ATGAAAACTTTGTTATTTATCGGAAGTATAGGTGGCACTGAACTAATCATCATACTAATTATTGTTCTACTTATCTTTGGCGGTAGAAAAATCCCCCAATTAGCAAGAGACATCGGATTAGGTATCAAAGAATTCCGAAAAAGTATCAGTAGTACCGAAGAACCCAACAACTCTCCCCAACAACTCACTTACGAAGAAGAACCACAAACTCCTAAAGCAAAAAAAACCGTTCAACGCAAGAAAAAAGCGTAA
- the trxA gene encoding thioredoxin, with protein MAVKEITDNNFTQETSNGIVIVDFWAEWCGPCRIVSPILEELSRELTNMQFKKINVDENPYVAQSLGITAIPTIVIYKDGRLVDRIIGALPKEQIKRILLRHV; from the coding sequence ATGGCAGTAAAAGAAATCACGGATAATAACTTCACTCAAGAGACATCTAATGGGATTGTGATTGTGGATTTTTGGGCTGAATGGTGTGGACCTTGTAGGATTGTCTCTCCTATCTTAGAAGAATTATCTCGAGAACTAACAAATATGCAATTCAAAAAAATCAATGTTGATGAAAATCCTTATGTGGCTCAAAGTTTGGGAATTACTGCAATCCCAACGATAGTTATATACAAAGACGGAAGGCTAGTTGATCGCATCATAGGAGCTCTTCCTAAGGAACAAATAAAAAGAATTTTACTTAGGCACGTATAA
- a CDS encoding cAMP/cGMP-dependent 3',5'-cyclic-AMP/GMP phosphodiesterase, with the protein MAEIETLKDIQTKIKDAKSGLEKALRIELPRGGYLVQTSVGYIQIGIPPETIKDTMMLPLGTPQIFVIADQMFHVEKGISLAELEFPIYYNHFLRQKKTYIIGTADQCRRLKIALSESLFGPEKLNIEAEYIDGANNKFFPNLKAEIDYFRGNRKFEDLVKFLVFKKENNYTVRLNKVYIKLEQDYFLISDKEWGEDTEVPKKITYSILYDVGTPSEGPYEPPIFGITCLGPSHGFDPEANTSGFIIWLNHKGIMVDPPVNSTEWLRKSNVNPKLIDTIILTHCHADHDAGTFQKILEEGKITIYTTSTILDSFLRKYSALTNIETSKLLELFNFVPVIIGKTYNIHDALFYFKYAFHSIPSLGFGFEFQGKTFYYTSDHLNTYPEVYDKLRDEGILTPGRCEELKKFPWETDIIYHEAGIPPLHTRIDFLNSLPPEIQKKITVYHIAKKDFPMNTHLRYAQQGITNTHVIEISPHKYQETLQILDALTNISIFKNFPLIKAREFLTIVEKVKFERGQKIIEKGSEGNEFFIILSGFVKVEGIDQSPVDDGNKKFEKVYGTYEYFGEAALVLNQKRSADVVAESDVIALKITKDKFLSFIRDSGLEEKFQKLNKTRATGSWEVLMKSNVFKHLTSSQKTLLEFILEEKQSLPGQYLIRRGQVFEHVYIIKKGIVKVIDEDGKEKMKLGIGDFCGEIFNFLQELPSNFDFVSEEACDLYAISRKDMMEYIQDNPGVYMRLYKLYKE; encoded by the coding sequence ATGGCAGAGATTGAAACTCTAAAAGATATTCAAACAAAGATAAAAGATGCAAAAAGCGGTTTGGAAAAAGCCTTACGTATAGAATTGCCAAGAGGTGGATATCTTGTCCAAACATCTGTCGGATACATTCAAATTGGGATACCACCCGAAACTATTAAAGATACCATGATGCTTCCTCTGGGGACACCTCAAATTTTCGTCATAGCAGATCAAATGTTTCATGTTGAAAAAGGAATTTCCCTTGCGGAATTAGAATTCCCTATTTATTACAATCATTTCCTTCGACAAAAAAAGACCTATATCATTGGAACTGCGGATCAATGCAGACGACTCAAAATTGCCCTTTCTGAGTCTTTATTCGGACCAGAGAAACTCAATATTGAAGCTGAGTACATTGATGGTGCAAATAATAAGTTTTTCCCCAACCTCAAGGCAGAAATAGATTACTTTCGTGGGAATAGAAAATTCGAAGATTTAGTGAAATTTTTAGTCTTTAAAAAAGAAAACAACTATACGGTTCGATTAAATAAAGTCTATATCAAATTAGAACAGGACTATTTTCTTATAAGTGATAAAGAATGGGGTGAAGACACGGAAGTTCCAAAAAAGATAACTTACTCAATATTATATGATGTAGGAACGCCGTCGGAAGGTCCTTATGAACCTCCCATCTTTGGTATCACTTGTCTTGGTCCTAGTCATGGTTTTGATCCTGAAGCGAATACCTCAGGTTTTATCATCTGGCTAAACCACAAAGGCATAATGGTAGATCCACCAGTTAATTCTACTGAGTGGCTTCGAAAATCCAATGTAAACCCAAAACTGATTGATACCATTATTCTAACTCATTGTCATGCAGATCACGACGCGGGAACTTTTCAGAAAATCTTAGAAGAAGGAAAAATCACAATCTATACAACCTCAACTATCTTGGATTCATTTTTAAGAAAATATTCTGCCTTGACTAACATTGAAACAAGTAAACTTCTTGAGCTATTTAACTTTGTTCCTGTGATTATTGGAAAAACCTATAACATACATGATGCCTTGTTTTACTTTAAATATGCCTTCCATTCTATCCCCTCTTTGGGTTTTGGTTTTGAATTTCAGGGAAAGACTTTTTACTACACCTCAGATCATTTGAATACCTACCCCGAAGTGTACGACAAACTAAGAGATGAAGGTATCCTAACACCTGGACGTTGCGAAGAGTTAAAAAAATTTCCCTGGGAAACAGACATCATCTATCACGAAGCTGGTATTCCCCCCTTACATACAAGAATAGATTTTTTGAATAGCTTACCACCAGAAATCCAGAAAAAAATAACTGTTTATCACATAGCAAAAAAAGATTTTCCTATGAATACCCATCTAAGATATGCACAACAAGGTATCACCAATACTCATGTTATTGAAATCTCACCTCATAAATATCAAGAAACTTTACAGATTTTGGATGCGTTAACCAATATTTCCATCTTTAAAAATTTCCCCCTTATAAAAGCGAGAGAATTTTTGACAATTGTTGAAAAAGTAAAATTCGAAAGGGGTCAAAAAATAATTGAAAAGGGTAGTGAAGGGAATGAATTCTTTATCATTCTTTCGGGGTTTGTGAAAGTTGAAGGTATAGATCAAAGTCCCGTTGATGATGGAAATAAAAAGTTCGAGAAAGTTTATGGAACTTATGAATACTTTGGAGAAGCAGCATTAGTTTTGAATCAAAAACGTAGTGCAGATGTGGTTGCAGAAAGTGATGTAATTGCTCTAAAAATCACAAAAGACAAATTCTTATCTTTCATTCGTGATAGTGGTTTAGAAGAAAAATTCCAAAAACTAAACAAAACCCGAGCAACTGGGAGCTGGGAAGTTCTGATGAAAAGTAATGTATTTAAGCATTTGACATCTTCTCAAAAGACCCTCTTAGAATTCATATTAGAAGAAAAACAAAGTCTTCCTGGGCAATACCTCATACGAAGAGGACAAGTATTTGAGCATGTTTACATCATAAAGAAAGGGATAGTAAAAGTTATCGATGAAGACGGAAAAGAAAAAATGAAATTAGGAATTGGGGATTTCTGTGGTGAAATTTTTAATTTCTTACAGGAACTACCATCAAATTTCGATTTCGTTTCTGAAGAAGCTTGTGATCTTTATGCAATTTCTCGTAAAGATATGATGGAATATATCCAAGATAATCCTGGTGTCTATATGAGATTATACAAACTTTATAAAGAATGA
- a CDS encoding sugar phosphate nucleotidyltransferase: MKKHNSKSELPIVVIMAGGKGERFWPKSTESKPKQLQKIYSHKTLLEETLQRAYSLTEKELVFIGCNKELKKAIQKELGLKDKQFIVEPFGKNTAPIVALSSLILEEKYPDRVHVVLSADHYIYPLNEFKKTIQKAIELAKQNYLVTCGIIPTRPEIGYGYIQKGNSIQELGYYVTKFHEKPEISKALEYVKKGFYWNSGIFIWKGKKIIEAFEQYAGEILQPIREGYKSASKLQKAFESIPELPIDIAIMEKAKDVAVVESSFVWDDVGSWLSLERIYQNDKDKTDDKQNILLLPKKAHHLMFDSHNNIVSVETPKFIAFLGMENVVIVETEKVLFVAKKDRLSDIKNLIKEIKQNPTLHPFIK, encoded by the coding sequence ATGAAGAAACATAACTCAAAATCTGAGTTGCCGATAGTTGTCATCATGGCAGGGGGAAAAGGAGAAAGGTTTTGGCCCAAATCCACGGAGTCCAAACCGAAACAATTACAAAAAATATACTCCCACAAAACCCTATTAGAAGAAACCTTACAAAGAGCTTACTCACTAACGGAAAAAGAACTTGTTTTTATTGGTTGTAATAAAGAACTCAAAAAAGCAATACAAAAAGAATTGGGGTTAAAAGATAAACAATTTATTGTAGAACCTTTTGGGAAAAACACAGCTCCCATTGTGGCATTATCTTCATTGATTTTAGAAGAAAAGTATCCTGATAGAGTGCATGTTGTTTTGAGTGCCGATCACTACATCTATCCTTTAAATGAATTCAAAAAAACCATCCAAAAAGCCATAGAACTTGCTAAACAAAATTATTTGGTAACCTGTGGAATAATTCCAACAAGACCCGAAATTGGCTATGGTTATATACAAAAAGGGAATTCCATACAGGAGCTTGGGTATTATGTAACGAAATTTCATGAAAAACCCGAAATCTCAAAAGCCTTAGAATACGTGAAAAAGGGATTTTATTGGAACTCAGGAATTTTCATTTGGAAGGGGAAAAAAATCATCGAAGCTTTTGAACAATATGCAGGAGAAATCCTTCAACCAATACGAGAAGGATACAAATCAGCATCGAAATTACAAAAGGCTTTTGAGTCAATACCGGAATTACCAATTGACATAGCTATCATGGAAAAAGCCAAAGATGTGGCAGTAGTAGAGTCAAGTTTTGTTTGGGATGATGTTGGTTCTTGGCTTTCTTTAGAACGCATCTATCAAAATGACAAAGACAAAACAGACGATAAACAAAATATTCTTTTACTGCCAAAAAAAGCACATCACCTCATGTTTGATTCTCATAATAACATCGTTTCTGTGGAAACACCTAAGTTCATAGCTTTCTTGGGTATGGAAAATGTAGTGATTGTAGAGACAGAAAAGGTTCTTTTCGTAGCCAAAAAGGATCGTTTGTCAGATATCAAAAACTTGATAAAAGAGATAAAACAAAATCCTACTTTACATCCTTTTATAAAATGA
- the hfq gene encoding RNA chaperone Hfq, whose amino-acid sequence MSDKTEKNNIQDYVLNKAKEIGDELTFYLMNGVPLKGKVISFDNFTLVIESEGKKSLLYKHAISTIIIPSSISVE is encoded by the coding sequence ATGAGTGATAAAACAGAAAAAAACAACATACAAGACTACGTTTTAAACAAAGCAAAAGAAATAGGAGATGAGTTGACTTTTTATTTAATGAATGGTGTCCCCCTCAAAGGAAAAGTCATTAGTTTTGATAATTTTACATTAGTTATTGAAAGTGAAGGGAAAAAAAGCCTTTTGTACAAACACGCCATTTCCACTATTATCATACCTTCTTCTATCTCTGTAGAATAA